The nucleotide window AAGAGCGTTTCAACAATCTGGTTTTCTAAATCCTGGCGGCTTTTTTCTTCATCTGCTTTTATAAGTTCCGTTTTTATTCTCTCTTTAAGTTGTTTAATATTTTCGTGTCCTAAATCTTTCGCAAATTCATCGTCAATTTCAGGCAGAACCTTCTTTTTTATTGATTTTAATTTGACATCAAATTGGGCTGGCTTATCTGCGATTTTTGTTTCTATTGTTTTGCTTTCGCCAACTTTCATTCCGATAAGACCTGTTGCAAAACCGGCAGGAAGTGATTGGTGTGATAAATCAATTATCTGGTTTTCAGCAGGTTTTTCTATTTTTTTACCGTCAATAGTGCCCTCATAATCAGCAACAAGGAAATGATGCGGTTCTACTGCTACATTCCCTTCATCTACAAGAGTTGACTGCCGTTCCTGTAGGTTTTTTATTACCTCATGGATTTCTTTTTCAGTAATTTTTTTTATCTTTTTTATAAGTTTCAGTTTTTTGTAGTCCTTTACTTCAAACTCGGGTATCTGTTCTATTTTTAATTTGAATGAAAATGGTTTGCCATCTTCAATATCAGAAGGCTCTACAACAGGTGCTGATACAAGTTGATAATTGTGTTGTTTGATAATTTGTTCTGTTGCAGAGTTGAGCAAGTTTTGAACCGTTTTCGTGATAGCAGTTTTAGCAAATTCTTTTTTAACAAATTCTATTGGCACACGCCCTTTTCTGAACCCATCAATAGCTGCATTTTTCTGAATATCATTATAAACTGCATCAAGTTCTTTTTTAAACTCGTCAGCAGAAATTTCAACCTTAAGTTCAGTTGTACAACCTTTTTTTTCTAAAACATTAACCTTTATATTTTCCATTCGCTTTGCTTTAACGCGAATTTTCACAAATCTAACGCTAATATTCGCTAATTATTCGCGTGTATTCGCGTGTTTCAAATTGCCGCGGGAGGGAGTTGAACCCACACCCGAAAAGGACACGGTCCTAAGCCGTGCGCGTCTGCCAGTTCCGCCACCGCGGCACTTTCGTTCTAATCCTCATTTTTTTACCATTTTGTCGTCAACAAAACTCACTTTTTGGCATTTGGTATTAAATGGTATCTAATTGTATCTAAAAGTATCAATTTGTCTACAATCCATTATACAAACCTATCATTATTCTTT belongs to Elusimicrobiota bacterium and includes:
- the tig gene encoding trigger factor, which translates into the protein MENIKVNVLEKKGCTTELKVEISADEFKKELDAVYNDIQKNAAIDGFRKGRVPIEFVKKEFAKTAITKTVQNLLNSATEQIIKQHNYQLVSAPVVEPSDIEDGKPFSFKLKIEQIPEFEVKDYKKLKLIKKIKKITEKEIHEVIKNLQERQSTLVDEGNVAVEPHHFLVADYEGTIDGKKIEKPAENQIIDLSHQSLPAGFATGLIGMKVGESKTIETKIADKPAQFDVKLKSIKKKVLPEIDDEFAKDLGHENIKQLKERIKTELIKADEEKSRQDLENQIVETLLKSNDFPVPETLVEEEINSSIERTKQYLISNRSYNEDEFTKSIPAMRDRYKSDAEKTVKISYILSRIAKNENITVTDEEIDKKIEELAGGDKKNTEGYQKHREYLSLRLKEQKLFDLLLANAKIKEVTK